A portion of the Rhinolophus sinicus isolate RSC01 linkage group LG03, ASM3656204v1, whole genome shotgun sequence genome contains these proteins:
- the SRP19 gene encoding signal recognition particle 19 kDa protein isoform X1 — translation MACAAARSPADQDRFICIYPAYLNNKKTIAEGRRIPISKAVENPTATEIQDVCSAVGLNVFLEKNKMYSREWNRDVQYRGRVRVQLKQEDGSLCLVQFPSRKSVMLYAAEMIPKLKTRTQKTGGGDQSLQQGEGSKKGKGKKKK, via the exons ATGGCTTGCGCCGCGGCGCGATCCCCGGCCGACCAGGACAG GTTTATTTGTATATATCCTGCTTATTTAAATAACAAGAAGACTATCGCGGAGGGCAGACGAATCCCCATAAGTAAG GCTGTTGAAAATCCTACAGCTACAGAGATTCAAGATGTGTGCTCAGCAGTTGGACTTAATGTATTTCTTGAG aaaaataaaatgtactccAGAGAATGGAATCGTGATGTTCAGTACAGGGGCAGAGTTCGGGTCCAGCTCAAACAGGAAGATGGCAGCCTCTGTCTTGTGCAGTTCCCATCAC GTAAGTCGGTGATGCTGTATGCAGCAGAAATGATACCTAAATTGAAAACAAGGACACAGAAAACAGGAGGTGGTGACCAAAGTCTTCAGCAAGGAGAGGGAagtaaaaaggggaaaggaaagaagaagaagtgA
- the SRP19 gene encoding signal recognition particle 19 kDa protein isoform X2, with the protein MACAAARSPADQDRFICIYPAYLNNKKTIAEGRRIPISKAVENPTATEIQDVCSAVGLNVFLEKNKMYSREWNRDVQYRGRVRVQLKQEDGSLCLVQFPSH; encoded by the exons ATGGCTTGCGCCGCGGCGCGATCCCCGGCCGACCAGGACAG GTTTATTTGTATATATCCTGCTTATTTAAATAACAAGAAGACTATCGCGGAGGGCAGACGAATCCCCATAAGTAAG GCTGTTGAAAATCCTACAGCTACAGAGATTCAAGATGTGTGCTCAGCAGTTGGACTTAATGTATTTCTTGAG aaaaataaaatgtactccAGAGAATGGAATCGTGATGTTCAGTACAGGGGCAGAGTTCGGGTCCAGCTCAAACAGGAAGATGGCAGCCTCTGTCTTGTGCAGTTCCCATCAC ATTAA